CCATTAAACAGGTGAGCGTGGTTGGCGGCGATTTTCCGAAAGAAGAACTGCAAATGCTTGAGGCCCGTGGTGTGGTAACAGAGGGGGTTGAGATCAAAGAAAATGAGAAATCATTTTTCTGGAGCGGCCGCTATCATTTAGACATGAATACACGTGACACACTTGATACGCAGTTGAACGTGCTGGCCAACTTTAACCCAGTTGTGCCCGACAGCTACCAGGATTGTGAATTCCTGATGCTGGGTAACCTGGTGCCTGCCGTACAGAATGCAGTGATCGATCAAATGAAGAACAAACCCAAACTGGTGGTGCTCGATACAATGAATTTCTGGATGGAAATTGCAATGCCTGACCTGGAAAACGTTTTGAAGAAAGTAGATGTGTTGATGGTGAATGATAGTGAAGCACGCCAGTTGAGTGGACAATATTCGCTGGTAAAAGCAGCCAAGGTGATCATGAACATGGGCCCGAAATACCTGATCATTAAAAAAGGCGAACACGGTGCATTACTCTTCCACGACGACCAGGTGTTTTTTGCTCC
The DNA window shown above is from Lacibacter sp. H375 and carries:
- a CDS encoding PfkB family carbohydrate kinase — encoded protein: MSLVVVGSMAFDAIETPFGKSDRIIGGAATYIAWSASNFTQPIKQVSVVGGDFPKEELQMLEARGVVTEGVEIKENEKSFFWSGRYHLDMNTRDTLDTQLNVLANFNPVVPDSYQDCEFLMLGNLVPAVQNAVIDQMKNKPKLVVLDTMNFWMEIAMPDLENVLKKVDVLMVNDSEARQLSGQYSLVKAAKVIMNMGPKYLIIKKGEHGALLFHDDQVFFAPALPLEDVFDPTGAGDTFAGGFIGHIAKTKDISFENMKTAIIVGSAMASFCVEKFGTTRLKEISKEDIEARIQQFVQLVNFDIELV